In Pseudofrankia saprophytica, one genomic interval encodes:
- a CDS encoding serine/threonine-protein kinase, which produces MPLLGEGQVIRDTYRVERFLGEGAFAEVYRVRHPFLGRQAMKVFRRPGLSTNDIEKALGEAVLLSRLGHPNIVRVFDANTLETSSGVFGYFTMEYVPGGTLADHLAAHRGFLPVAEAVDIAVQVCRGLAVAHQKNPPIIHRDIKPQNLLMGHDGDATRVLVSDFGLARAVNPWTLMASTRGTMAFKAPETFLDPRGDSRAGDVWAIGSVLYLLLTAQMPHPELVAADPLAGAWYTGRLIPPRELRYVVDERLEKIVTRSLALDPSQRHVSAPELLTDLESWRTPAAPVPPPSVPPPSVPPPSVPSVPPAASERPSTRGPAPREEPAGAQNTGLAAGGPAQLTGGLQRRHDVGPALRQRPVGRIRRRGDRRPAGR; this is translated from the coding sequence ATGCCGCTGTTGGGCGAGGGGCAGGTCATCCGCGACACCTATCGCGTGGAACGGTTTCTCGGAGAGGGCGCCTTCGCGGAGGTCTACCGGGTCAGGCACCCATTCCTTGGCCGGCAGGCCATGAAGGTGTTTCGCCGTCCCGGCCTGTCGACGAACGACATCGAGAAGGCGCTGGGAGAAGCCGTGCTGCTTTCCCGGCTCGGACATCCCAACATCGTGCGTGTCTTCGACGCGAACACTCTCGAGACCTCGTCCGGGGTGTTCGGCTACTTCACGATGGAATACGTGCCCGGTGGCACGCTGGCCGACCACCTGGCCGCTCACCGCGGGTTCCTCCCGGTCGCCGAGGCCGTGGACATCGCCGTCCAGGTGTGTCGCGGCCTCGCCGTCGCCCACCAGAAGAACCCGCCGATCATCCACCGCGACATCAAGCCGCAGAACCTGCTGATGGGGCACGACGGCGACGCCACCCGGGTGCTCGTCTCGGACTTCGGCCTGGCCAGGGCGGTGAACCCGTGGACGCTGATGGCCAGCACTCGCGGCACCATGGCGTTCAAGGCGCCGGAGACGTTCCTCGACCCGCGCGGCGACTCCCGCGCCGGCGACGTCTGGGCCATCGGCTCGGTCCTCTACCTGCTGCTCACCGCCCAGATGCCGCACCCGGAGCTGGTCGCGGCTGATCCCCTCGCGGGTGCCTGGTACACGGGCCGGCTCATCCCGCCCCGGGAGCTGCGGTACGTCGTCGACGAGCGCCTCGAGAAGATCGTGACCCGGTCGCTCGCGCTGGACCCGTCCCAACGCCATGTCTCCGCGCCCGAGCTGCTCACCGACCTCGAGAGCTGGCGGACCCCGGCCGCGCCCGTCCCGCCCCCCTCCGTCCCGCCCCCCTCCGTCCCGCCCCCCTCCGTCCCGTCCGTTCCGCCGGCGGCTTCCGAGCGCCCGAGCACGCGCGGGCCGGCGCCCCGCGAGGAACCCGCCGGCGCCCAGAACACGGGGCTCGCGGCGGGCGGCCCGGCCCAGCTCACCGGGGGCCTCCAGCGCCGCCACGACGTGGGGCCCGCACTCCGGCAGCGGCCCGTCGGGCGGATCCGGCGCCGTGGCGACCGCCGGCCCGCCGGACGCTGA
- a CDS encoding serine/threonine-protein kinase, producing the protein MSIYKAAVQAALPDYEVGDEIGVGGFGVVLGGYHRAMGRRVAIKVLTQPNQQDRFSLEARVLASLDAHPHVARVYDYREVPNQRLRLLIMEFLAGGTLSARRRAGLSPEEICAVGIAVAEALHHAHASRVLHRDVKPDNILFAADGTPKVTDFGIAKILESTEGEASYVIGSPVYMAPEQLQGGILSPATDVFGLGVVLYRLQSGRLPFPQRWARTAAVPPAPPVPEPLARVVMKALQQEPAERQSTARQLALELAEAGARVFAPDWLDYCRIPVAVDMSVRAAARAASPMTRRIDPRQTPAEGWDDGDPEQLRERARTAGDLADAGNHPAARAMYEDLLPRLRRVLGQDDPDTLTAVGLAAQNLRESGDHASARALFDDLIPRLRQTLGENEARTLFFAGEAARNLADSGSRAQARSLYQDLLPRARQVFGENHRTTLIDTGLAARNLLDHGDHEAARALFDDLVPRLRETLGENNHNTLTLSGFAARNLHRCGDRQAARALYEDLLPRLRQTLGENNRTTLTISADAALNLLGSADRRAARALYEELLPRVRRVFGDTAPVTNAVHAGYQHALSDG; encoded by the coding sequence ATGTCGATCTACAAGGCGGCCGTCCAGGCCGCGTTGCCCGACTACGAGGTCGGCGACGAGATCGGCGTGGGCGGATTCGGTGTCGTCCTGGGCGGATACCACCGGGCCATGGGCCGCAGGGTCGCCATCAAGGTCCTCACCCAGCCCAACCAGCAGGACCGGTTCAGTCTCGAGGCCCGGGTCCTGGCCAGTCTCGACGCCCACCCCCACGTCGCCCGCGTGTACGACTACCGCGAGGTCCCGAACCAGCGCCTCCGGCTGCTCATCATGGAGTTCCTCGCCGGCGGGACCCTCAGCGCCCGGCGGCGGGCGGGCTTGTCCCCTGAGGAGATCTGCGCCGTCGGCATCGCCGTCGCCGAGGCCCTGCACCACGCGCACGCGTCCCGCGTCCTGCACCGCGACGTCAAGCCCGACAACATCCTCTTCGCCGCCGACGGCACCCCCAAGGTCACCGACTTCGGCATCGCGAAGATCCTGGAGAGCACCGAGGGCGAGGCCAGCTACGTCATCGGCAGTCCTGTCTACATGGCTCCCGAGCAGCTCCAGGGCGGCATTCTCAGTCCGGCCACGGATGTCTTCGGCCTCGGCGTGGTGCTCTACCGCCTCCAGTCCGGCCGGCTCCCGTTCCCGCAGCGGTGGGCCAGGACCGCCGCCGTCCCACCGGCGCCGCCCGTCCCCGAGCCGCTCGCCCGGGTGGTGATGAAGGCGCTCCAGCAGGAGCCGGCCGAACGCCAGAGCACCGCCCGTCAGCTCGCGCTCGAGCTCGCCGAGGCCGGCGCCCGGGTCTTCGCGCCCGACTGGCTCGACTACTGCCGCATCCCGGTGGCCGTCGACATGTCCGTCCGGGCCGCCGCCCGGGCGGCGTCACCCATGACGCGCCGGATCGACCCTCGCCAGACCCCCGCCGAGGGCTGGGACGACGGTGATCCCGAACAGCTGAGGGAACGGGCCAGGACGGCCGGGGACCTGGCCGACGCCGGCAACCATCCGGCGGCCCGCGCCATGTACGAGGACCTCCTGCCGCGCCTTCGCCGCGTACTCGGCCAGGACGACCCCGACACGTTGACCGCCGTGGGCCTGGCGGCGCAGAACCTGCGCGAGTCCGGCGACCACGCCTCGGCTCGCGCCCTGTTCGATGACCTCATCCCGCGCCTGCGCCAAACGCTCGGCGAAAACGAGGCGCGAACATTGTTCTTCGCCGGGGAGGCGGCGCGTAACCTCGCCGACTCCGGCAGTCGGGCCCAGGCACGCAGCCTGTACCAGGATCTCCTGCCGCGAGCCCGCCAGGTGTTCGGGGAAAACCATCGGACAACGCTGATCGATACCGGCCTGGCGGCGCGGAACCTGCTCGATCACGGCGACCACGAGGCAGCCCGCGCCCTCTTCGACGACCTCGTCCCACGCCTGCGCGAAACACTCGGAGAAAACAACCACAACACACTGACGCTTTCCGGTTTCGCCGCGCGGAACCTACACAGGTGCGGCGACCGGCAGGCCGCCCGCGCCCTCTACGAGGATCTTCTCCCCCGCCTGCGGCAAACTCTGGGTGAGAACAACCGCACCACGCTGACGATTAGCGCCGACGCGGCGCTCAACCTGCTCGGTTCCGCCGACCGGCGAGCCGCGCGCGCCCTCTACGAGGAACTCCTGCCCCGCGTCCGCCGGGTGTTCGGCGACACCGCTCCCGTCACGAACGCCGTCCACGCCGGTTATCAGCACGCCCTCTCCGACGGATAG
- the upp gene encoding uracil phosphoribosyltransferase yields the protein MQVDVIDHPLAAVALTLLRDETTPRVGFRAALHDLATMLIYEATRELPTSVVPVRTPLTETTGTRLAAEPVVVPVLRAGLGMLPAAQALVPDAVSAFIGLARDEATFQPTVYLESVPADLSGRPVLLLDPMLATGGSALHALRLLADRGARGTVVVSVVSAPEGIAALEASGLDIRLVTATIDDGLNETAYIVPGLGDAGDRLFGAV from the coding sequence GTGCAGGTAGATGTCATCGATCACCCGCTTGCCGCGGTCGCGCTCACTCTCCTGCGGGACGAGACGACGCCCCGGGTCGGCTTCCGGGCGGCTCTGCACGACCTGGCGACGATGCTGATCTACGAGGCCACCCGTGAGCTGCCGACGTCCGTCGTCCCGGTGCGTACGCCGCTGACCGAGACCACCGGGACGAGGCTCGCCGCGGAGCCGGTCGTCGTGCCCGTCCTGCGCGCGGGGCTGGGCATGCTGCCGGCGGCGCAGGCGCTCGTGCCGGACGCGGTCAGCGCGTTCATCGGGCTGGCCAGGGACGAGGCGACCTTCCAGCCGACGGTCTACCTGGAATCGGTGCCCGCCGATCTGTCGGGCCGGCCGGTGCTGCTGCTCGACCCGATGCTGGCCACCGGTGGTTCCGCGCTGCACGCCCTGCGGCTGCTCGCCGACCGCGGTGCCCGGGGAACCGTCGTCGTCTCGGTCGTCTCGGCCCCCGAGGGCATCGCCGCTCTCGAGGCCAGCGGCCTGGACATTCGCCTCGTCACCGCCACCATCGACGACGGCCTCAATGAAACGGCCTACATCGTCCCTGGTCTCGGCGATGCCGGCGACCGCCTCTTCGGCGCCGTCTGA
- the deoC gene encoding deoxyribose-phosphate aldolase, producing MTTAADEPDQPAGTSGTTNPHKFPPAPESPPLPPVPTNRAELAAIIDHTLLKPDATDEDVLKLCADAAKFKVAAVCVAPTHVYLAAASARREARSVGNGGPPAYAVASVVGFPHGNHLTAVKVDEARRAVADGATEIDMVIDIANAVDENWAAIEFEIHQIRVAVPAPVVLKVILETALLKDATIRSACRASLAGGADFVKTSTGFHPAGGASLRAIRAMHAAVGGRLGIKASGGIKTASQALAFVQAGATRLGLSSTADVLAEMQP from the coding sequence ATGACGACGGCAGCCGACGAACCTGACCAGCCAGCCGGCACCTCGGGAACGACCAACCCGCACAAGTTCCCGCCAGCGCCCGAGTCGCCACCACTACCGCCGGTGCCGACGAACCGGGCGGAACTGGCGGCGATCATCGACCACACGCTGCTGAAGCCCGACGCCACCGACGAGGACGTCCTCAAGCTGTGCGCGGACGCGGCGAAGTTCAAGGTCGCCGCCGTCTGCGTCGCGCCGACCCACGTCTACCTGGCGGCGGCCAGCGCCCGCCGGGAGGCGCGGTCCGTGGGCAACGGCGGCCCGCCGGCCTACGCGGTCGCCTCGGTCGTCGGCTTCCCCCACGGCAACCACCTGACCGCGGTCAAGGTGGACGAGGCGCGGCGCGCGGTGGCGGACGGCGCGACCGAGATCGACATGGTGATCGACATCGCGAACGCGGTGGACGAGAACTGGGCCGCGATCGAGTTCGAGATCCACCAGATCCGCGTCGCGGTGCCGGCACCCGTCGTCCTCAAGGTCATTCTCGAGACGGCGCTGCTGAAGGACGCGACGATCCGGTCGGCCTGCCGCGCCTCGCTGGCCGGCGGCGCGGACTTCGTCAAGACATCCACCGGCTTCCACCCCGCCGGCGGCGCGAGCCTGCGCGCCATCCGCGCGATGCACGCCGCCGTCGGCGGCCGGCTCGGGATCAAGGCCTCCGGCGGGATCAAGACCGCCTCCCAGGCCTTGGCGTTCGTCCAGGCCGGCGCCACCCGCCTGGGTCTCTCGTCCACCGCCGACGTCCTGGCCGAAATGCAGCCCTGA
- a CDS encoding sensor histidine kinase, whose translation MGAHTLTLDHGDSRADGAVVHDGLDRATPTAEPRGAGRGPSTGTAATAAGPASITPMMSMTPAVVAASVLAVLLTLLSIGCAFGAIALHGYVTDRTAHRTVLSSADLVLATAFPLVAALVLVHQPRNRVGWVLLSTALTGPYLLATQYAALALVPGQAELPGQEVATWFAVWGYVPYMVLWGLVPLLFPDGRLPSARWRRVAAVLAALIACHLTARMFSPVSTDVSPELTNPLAVDDATWLLYTTVITAYLIMLGGGLVGLAAVVTRLRRSAGVERARLQWLVAGMVGLVGATLAGLLLEGDSDSDGLSMGVGMLLLVAAIGVGVVRHRLFDIGAALSRTVVYGLLTVFLLFAYAATVASAGALVPGQRVAYGVLAVAALVAAAARDQVQRFVDRLLFGSARDPYAVLAALHGRLDLATGPIDALAQLAEGVRRALKVPYVAIHPVDERLAMIETGTPVDAVERAALHARTGQAGTLVVGRRHPADEFNAAERAMFDDVARRAGDLLDAAATQHDLRRSRDRLVTAREEERRRLRRDLHDSIGPQLAAMAMQLDSLTDGLEDRADPAAAQAALIRDRLRGTVREIRHVVENLRPPALDDGGLTVALRQLVAPFAPIVTLDLPDEAQADQPAESTPTAESTLPAATEVAAYRIVAEAVTNAVRHSGCGRCVVRVRQEPPWLVVEVVDDGMGLAVDAVPGVGLQSIRERAGEVGGRLEVHRAAAAAAAAVDGGMAVDGAAAVGGGTVVGGGTVVRARLPLGERRAS comes from the coding sequence ATGGGCGCCCACACGTTGACGCTGGACCACGGCGACAGCCGTGCCGACGGGGCCGTCGTCCATGACGGCCTCGACCGGGCCACGCCCACCGCGGAGCCGAGGGGCGCGGGGCGCGGCCCGAGCACGGGCACCGCCGCCACCGCGGCAGGGCCGGCATCGATCACGCCGATGATGTCCATGACGCCGGCGGTGGTCGCGGCCTCGGTCCTCGCCGTGCTGCTGACGCTGCTGTCGATCGGCTGCGCGTTCGGCGCGATCGCCCTGCATGGATACGTCACCGACCGGACCGCGCACCGGACCGTGCTGTCGAGCGCCGACCTGGTCCTCGCGACCGCGTTCCCGCTGGTCGCGGCGCTCGTGCTGGTCCACCAGCCGCGCAACCGGGTGGGCTGGGTGCTGCTGTCGACGGCGCTGACCGGGCCCTACCTGCTGGCGACCCAGTACGCGGCCCTCGCCCTCGTGCCCGGCCAGGCCGAGTTGCCGGGGCAGGAGGTGGCCACCTGGTTCGCGGTCTGGGGATACGTCCCGTACATGGTCCTGTGGGGACTGGTGCCGCTGCTGTTCCCGGACGGCCGGCTACCGTCGGCGCGCTGGCGTCGCGTCGCGGCGGTCCTCGCGGCGCTCATCGCCTGCCACCTGACGGCCCGGATGTTCTCCCCCGTCAGCACGGACGTCTCCCCCGAGCTGACGAACCCGCTCGCGGTCGACGACGCCACCTGGTTGCTGTACACCACCGTGATCACCGCATATCTGATCATGCTCGGGGGTGGGCTGGTGGGGCTGGCCGCGGTCGTCACCCGGCTGCGCCGCTCGGCCGGCGTCGAGCGCGCGCGCCTGCAGTGGCTGGTCGCCGGCATGGTGGGCCTCGTCGGCGCCACCCTCGCGGGGCTCCTCCTCGAGGGCGACTCGGACTCCGACGGCCTGAGCATGGGCGTCGGCATGCTGCTGCTGGTCGCCGCGATCGGCGTCGGCGTCGTCCGCCACCGGCTGTTCGACATCGGCGCCGCGCTCAGCAGGACCGTCGTATACGGCCTGCTCACCGTTTTTCTGCTGTTCGCCTACGCGGCGACGGTCGCCTCCGCCGGGGCGCTCGTCCCCGGCCAGCGCGTCGCCTACGGCGTGCTCGCCGTCGCCGCCCTGGTCGCGGCGGCCGCTCGCGACCAGGTGCAGCGGTTCGTGGACCGGTTGCTGTTCGGCTCCGCGCGGGACCCGTACGCGGTGCTCGCCGCCCTGCACGGCCGGCTCGACCTGGCCACCGGGCCGATCGACGCGCTGGCGCAACTCGCCGAAGGTGTACGCCGCGCGCTCAAGGTGCCCTATGTCGCCATTCACCCGGTGGACGAGCGGCTGGCGATGATCGAGACGGGAACGCCGGTCGACGCGGTCGAGCGTGCCGCGCTGCATGCCAGGACCGGGCAGGCCGGCACGCTGGTCGTGGGCCGGCGCCACCCGGCCGACGAGTTCAACGCCGCCGAACGGGCGATGTTCGACGACGTCGCCCGCCGCGCCGGCGACCTCCTCGACGCCGCCGCGACGCAGCACGACCTGCGGCGCAGCCGGGACCGTCTGGTGACCGCCCGTGAGGAGGAGCGCCGGCGGCTGCGCCGGGACCTGCACGACAGCATCGGCCCGCAGCTCGCGGCCATGGCGATGCAGCTCGACAGCCTCACCGACGGGCTGGAGGACCGGGCCGACCCGGCGGCGGCGCAGGCCGCCCTGATCCGGGACCGGCTGCGCGGCACCGTGCGCGAGATCCGCCACGTGGTGGAGAACCTGCGCCCGCCGGCGCTCGACGACGGCGGGCTGACCGTCGCGCTGCGCCAGTTGGTCGCGCCGTTCGCGCCGATCGTGACACTCGACCTGCCGGATGAGGCGCAGGCCGACCAGCCGGCGGAGAGCACCCCGACGGCGGAGAGCACGCTGCCGGCCGCGACCGAGGTGGCGGCGTACCGGATCGTCGCCGAGGCGGTGACGAACGCGGTCCGGCACTCCGGCTGCGGGCGGTGCGTGGTCCGCGTCCGCCAGGAGCCGCCGTGGCTGGTCGTCGAGGTGGTCGACGACGGTATGGGGCTCGCCGTGGACGCCGTGCCCGGGGTCGGGCTCCAGAGCATCCGGGAGCGGGCTGGCGAGGTCGGCGGCCGCCTGGAGGTGCACCGGGCCGCGGCCGCCGCGGCCGCGGCCGTGGACGGCGGCATGGCCGTGGACGGCGCCGCGGCCGTGGGTGGCGGCACGGTCGTGGGTGGCGGCACGGTCGTGCGGGCCCGCCTGCCGCTCGGCGAGCGGAGGGCGTCGTGA
- a CDS encoding response regulator transcription factor, whose translation MSSVRVVIADDHPLFLDGLRGLLAELGATVVAEAQDGRAALDAVLRHRPAVVFMDLRMPGLGGIEATARIAEQAPETAVIVLTMSEDTASLQAALQAGARGYLLKESSKKDVARALEAVARGELVIGTGVASKVRHAVGGFSPQMFPQLSEAEVRVLELVADGLDNRSIAARLFLADKTVRNRVSSILAKLDVTTRAEAIVRARDAGLGSGPASPAG comes from the coding sequence ATGTCGTCCGTCCGGGTCGTCATCGCCGACGACCATCCCCTGTTCCTGGACGGCCTGCGCGGCCTGCTGGCCGAGCTGGGGGCGACGGTCGTCGCCGAGGCGCAGGACGGCCGCGCGGCGCTGGACGCGGTGCTGCGCCACCGGCCGGCCGTCGTCTTCATGGATCTGCGCATGCCGGGCCTCGGCGGCATCGAGGCGACGGCCCGCATCGCCGAGCAGGCCCCCGAGACGGCCGTCATCGTGCTGACCATGAGCGAGGACACCGCCTCGTTGCAGGCCGCCCTGCAGGCGGGGGCGCGCGGCTACCTGCTGAAGGAGTCGTCGAAGAAGGACGTCGCGCGGGCACTAGAGGCCGTGGCCCGCGGCGAGCTGGTCATCGGGACGGGGGTGGCGAGCAAGGTCCGCCACGCGGTCGGCGGCTTCTCCCCACAGATGTTCCCGCAGCTGTCCGAGGCCGAGGTCCGGGTGCTGGAGCTGGTGGCAGACGGGCTGGACAACCGGTCGATCGCCGCCCGCCTCTTCCTGGCCGACAAGACCGTCCGCAACCGGGTGTCGTCGATCCTCGCCAAACTCGACGTCACGACCCGGGCCGAGGCCATCGTGCGCGCCCGCGACGCCGGCCTCGGCTCCGGCCCGGCCAGCCCAGCCGGCTGA
- a CDS encoding TetR/AcrR family transcriptional regulator has translation MVAVTTSRRPELLEAAYRYVLQHGLVDLSLRPLADAIGSSTGVLRFVFGSKEGLVAALLERARADELRLMQVVPEDADLAVVATAVWRWLADPSNEQILRLWVESYANSLIQPDGPWGGFAQRTVRDWLDLFERGQRPGVARTPDGERQRSAVLAVLRGGLLDLLGTGDEPRVTTAVESAIDALTTPKLGALDG, from the coding sequence GTGGTGGCCGTGACCACGTCTCGCCGGCCGGAACTGCTCGAAGCCGCCTATCGCTACGTGCTCCAGCACGGCCTCGTGGACCTCTCACTGCGGCCGCTGGCCGATGCCATCGGATCGAGCACCGGTGTCCTGCGCTTCGTGTTCGGATCGAAGGAGGGCCTGGTGGCCGCGCTGCTGGAACGGGCGCGCGCCGACGAGCTGCGGCTCATGCAGGTCGTCCCCGAGGACGCGGACCTGGCCGTGGTGGCGACGGCCGTCTGGCGATGGCTCGCGGACCCGTCCAACGAGCAGATCCTGCGCCTGTGGGTCGAGTCCTACGCGAACTCGCTGATCCAGCCGGACGGCCCCTGGGGCGGCTTCGCGCAGCGCACCGTCCGGGACTGGTTGGACCTGTTCGAACGAGGCCAGCGCCCCGGCGTGGCCCGCACCCCTGACGGTGAACGGCAGCGAAGCGCCGTGCTGGCGGTGCTCCGCGGGGGACTGCTGGACCTGCTCGGTACCGGCGACGAACCGCGCGTGACCACAGCCGTGGAGTCAGCCATCGACGCGCTCACGACCCCGAAGCTCGGGGCCCTCGACGGCTGA
- a CDS encoding GNAT family N-acetyltransferase, with the protein MGTATSLRQIGRPGDLGWVIQRHGELYASEFGWDSSFEELVLSLVAEWRNRRSPRDLGWVAEVDGERAGCVFCFETDERVGQLRMLLVEPRFRRYGVGRELVDTCLAHARSAGYERLTLWTNDVLAAARGLYLRSGFTLVAREPHRSFGVDLVGETYALDLGPPDPVPRPG; encoded by the coding sequence GTGGGCACGGCGACGTCCTTACGTCAGATCGGCAGGCCGGGCGATCTCGGCTGGGTCATCCAGCGGCATGGCGAGCTGTATGCCAGCGAGTTCGGGTGGGACTCCTCGTTCGAGGAGCTCGTGCTCTCCCTGGTCGCCGAGTGGAGGAACCGGCGCTCCCCGCGTGACCTGGGCTGGGTGGCGGAGGTCGACGGCGAGCGCGCGGGCTGCGTCTTCTGTTTCGAGACGGACGAACGCGTCGGCCAGCTCCGGATGCTGCTCGTCGAGCCGCGGTTTCGGCGTTACGGCGTGGGCCGGGAACTCGTCGACACCTGCCTGGCACACGCCCGATCCGCCGGGTACGAACGGCTGACGCTCTGGACCAACGACGTCCTCGCCGCGGCCCGCGGGCTCTACCTGCGGTCCGGCTTCACGCTGGTCGCCCGCGAGCCGCATCGCAGCTTCGGCGTCGATCTGGTCGGGGAGACGTACGCGCTCGATCTGGGACCGCCGGACCCCGTCCCGCGCCCGGGCTGA
- a CDS encoding DNA-3-methyladenine glycosylase I produces MGVDGPVTAVDGAGGGRLGPDGLVRCPWGMSAPDYVAYHDEEWGRPVRDTVGLFERLSLEAFQSGLSWLTILRKRDGFRKAFAGFDPAAVAAFGEADVERLLLDASIVRNRRKIEATVVNARAILALERPLEELIWSFQPDAAARPVPRTLADVPATVPESIALAKALRRAGLVFVGPTTSYALMQACGLVNDHLADCFARGAAGG; encoded by the coding sequence ATTGGTGTGGATGGCCCCGTGACGGCGGTCGACGGTGCCGGCGGGGGGCGGCTGGGCCCGGACGGGCTGGTGCGCTGCCCCTGGGGGATGTCCGCCCCCGACTACGTCGCCTACCACGACGAGGAGTGGGGGCGGCCCGTGCGGGACACGGTGGGGCTGTTCGAGCGGCTCAGCCTGGAAGCGTTCCAGTCGGGCCTGTCGTGGCTGACGATCCTGCGCAAGCGTGACGGGTTCCGGAAGGCGTTCGCCGGCTTCGACCCGGCGGCCGTGGCGGCGTTCGGTGAGGCCGATGTCGAGCGGCTGCTCCTGGACGCCTCGATCGTCCGGAACCGGCGCAAGATCGAGGCGACGGTCGTCAACGCGCGGGCCATCCTCGCGCTGGAACGCCCGCTGGAGGAGCTCATCTGGTCCTTCCAGCCGGACGCGGCGGCCCGCCCCGTCCCGCGCACGCTCGCCGACGTCCCGGCGACGGTGCCGGAGTCGATCGCGCTCGCCAAGGCGCTGCGCCGCGCCGGGCTCGTCTTCGTCGGCCCCACCACGAGCTATGCCCTGATGCAGGCCTGCGGCCTCGTCAACGACCACCTCGCCGACTGCTTCGCCCGGGGCGCGGCCGGCGGATGA